The Macaca fascicularis isolate 582-1 chromosome 1, T2T-MFA8v1.1 genome includes a window with the following:
- the SERTAD4 gene encoding SERTA domain-containing protein 4 isoform X2, translating to MTLVLSMNRFCEPIVSEGAAEIAGYQTLWEADSYGGPSPPGPAQAPLQGDRGAGPPLAGSHYRGTSNPLTTSKIAYFKRKYVEEEDFHPPLSSCSHKEQSRGQLVEDMTIKRHPLHNKYKTRIQGFLCDAARFLYPSNKCICDRLKNDD from the exons ATGACTCTGGTTCTGTCCATGAATAGATTCTGCGAGCCCATTGTCTCGGAAGGAGCTGCTGAAATTGCTGGGTACCaaacactatgggaggctgacAGCTACGGAGGCCCAAGCCCCCCAGGGCCAGCACAGGCTCCTTTGCAGGGAGATCGGGGAGCTGGTCCCCCGCTGGCAG GATCACATTACAGGGGAACTTCAAATCCTCTAACAACATCCAAGATCGCATACTTTAAGAGGAAGTATGTGGAAGAAGAGGATTTTCACCCACCACTCAGCAGCTGTAGCCATaaa GAGCAGAGCAGAGGACAACTTGTAGAAGACATGACCATTAAGAGACATCCACTTCACAACAAATATAAGACAAGGATACAAGGATTCCTATGTGATGCAGCTAGGTTTTTATATCCTTCTAACAAATG TATCTGTGACAGGCTGAAGAACGATGACTAA
- the SERTAD4 gene encoding SERTA domain-containing protein 4 isoform X1 — protein sequence MTLVLSMNRFCEPIVSEGAAEIAGYQTLWEADSYGGPSPPGPAQAPLQGDRGAGPPLAGSHYRGTSNPLTTSKIAYFKRKYVEEEDFHPPLSSCSHKTISIFEERAHILYMSLEKLKFIDDPEVYLRRSVLINNLMKRIHGEIIMQNNWCFPACSFNGTSAQEWFMAQDCPYRKRPRMAKEECEKFHACCFYQECGGHYLNVPLSVNANVGSASTAASSPSVSSSSSSSSSSPPLSLPSCSHQVDFDVGSAPVYKSDGQIPANEIFVTNVRSLGVQEKAKLNEEKANNDTNRDGGPLSHEPVGNDLAFECKGQFYDYFETGYNERNNVNESWKKSLRKKEASPPSNKLCCSKGSKI from the exons ATGACTCTGGTTCTGTCCATGAATAGATTCTGCGAGCCCATTGTCTCGGAAGGAGCTGCTGAAATTGCTGGGTACCaaacactatgggaggctgacAGCTACGGAGGCCCAAGCCCCCCAGGGCCAGCACAGGCTCCTTTGCAGGGAGATCGGGGAGCTGGTCCCCCGCTGGCAG GATCACATTACAGGGGAACTTCAAATCCTCTAACAACATCCAAGATCGCATACTTTAAGAGGAAGTATGTGGAAGAAGAGGATTTTCACCCACCACTCAGCAGCTGTAGCCATaaa ACCATCTCAATTTTTGAGGAACGAGCCCACATCCTTTATATGTCCTTAGAAAAGCTAAAGTTTATCGATGACCCTGAAGTATACCTCCGAAGATCTGTCCTTATAAACAATTTGATGAAAAGGATCCATGGAGAAATTATCATGCAGAATAACTGGTGCTTCCCTGCCTGCTCTTTCAATGGCACCTCTGCCCAAGAGTGGTTTATGGCTCAAGACTGCCCTTACCGAAAACGACCACGGATGGCCAAAGAGGAATGTGAAAAGTTTCATGCCTGCTGCTTTTACCAAGAATGTGGTGGCCACTACCTAAATGTACCCCTTTCTGTCAATGCTAATGTTGGAAGTGCCTCCACCGCTGCCTCCTCTCCCTCcgtctcttcttcctcctcatcctcctcttcctctccccctttGTCTCTACCGAGTTGTTCCCACCAGGTGGATTTCGATGTAGGCAGTGCACCTGTTTACAAGAGTGATGGCCAGATACCTGCCAACGAAATCTTTGTCACTAATGTCAGATCACTTGGTGTTCAGGAAAAGGCCAAATTAAATGAGGAGAAAGCAAATAATGACACCAACAGAGATGGTGGCCCCCTCAGCCATGAACCTGTGGGAAATGACCTTGCTTTTGAGTGCAAAGGccaattttatgattattttgagACCGGATATAATGAAAGAAACAATGTAAATGAATCTTGGAAAAAGTCCTTACGGAAAAAGGAGGCTTCGCCACCAAGTAACAAACTGTGCTGCAGCAAAGGAAGTAAAATATGA